One Campylobacter sp. RM16192 genomic region harbors:
- the fliR gene encoding flagellar biosynthetic protein FliR — protein MEIVSFFGVDRVITFMLLFARIGGLMVFFPFFGHNQIPITVKTAFSFFLTIFLFPAASAPNTEIYYLAVEILSEVMLGLCAGLLVTIVFAILQLAGEQISLVMGFSMASVLDPQTGITSPVMSNIINFLALMTFLAFDGHHMLLLFFANSLNHIPLGEFYPSANLVHYASKSMVNLFMFGFIMSFPILALSLLSDLIFGMLMKTMPQFNLLVVGYPIKITIGFAVLIAILAGMMELFKELMFRVINDMPSLFFN, from the coding sequence ATGGAAATAGTCAGCTTTTTTGGCGTAGATAGGGTCATAACTTTTATGCTTCTTTTTGCGCGTATAGGCGGACTAATGGTGTTTTTTCCATTTTTTGGACACAACCAAATTCCAATTACCGTAAAGACAGCTTTTTCTTTTTTCTTGACTATTTTTTTATTTCCAGCTGCAAGTGCTCCAAACACAGAAATTTACTATCTAGCGGTTGAAATTTTAAGCGAGGTCATGCTTGGATTGTGTGCCGGACTTTTAGTTACAATAGTGTTTGCTATACTTCAGCTTGCTGGTGAGCAGATATCACTTGTAATGGGTTTTTCAATGGCTTCTGTACTTGATCCGCAGACGGGCATAACCTCTCCTGTTATGTCAAACATCATAAATTTTCTTGCTTTGATGACATTTTTAGCCTTTGATGGACATCATATGCTACTATTATTTTTTGCAAATTCTTTGAATCATATTCCTCTTGGAGAGTTTTATCCTAGTGCAAATTTAGTTCATTATGCTTCAAAATCAATGGTAAATCTTTTTATGTTTGGCTTTATTATGTCCTTTCCTATTTTAGCGCTTTCTTTACTATCCGATCTTATCTTTGGAATGCTTATGAAAACTATGCCACAGTTTAACCTGCTTGTAGTTGGATATCCTATTAAGATTACAATAGGATTTGCCGTGCTTATAGCCATACTGGCTGGTATGATGGAGCTATTTAAAGAGCTTATGTTTAGAGTTATTAACGATATGCCGTCACTCTTTTTTAACTAA
- the gmk gene encoding guanylate kinase: MKGQILLISGPSGSGKSTLLNRLLKEEADLYFSISSTTRAIRDGEKDGVNYHYISEEEFKKGIEEDSFLEWAYVHKNYYGTSLKPVLKALNEGKIAVFDIDVQGFHIARKKFGELITSVFITTHSQNELKRRLEGRGTDSAQTIEHRLTNALDEMEHILEYDYFFINDDLEESYKNLQSILRVIRLKSKSINLRETINNWREF, translated from the coding sequence TTGAAGGGGCAAATTTTACTTATTTCAGGACCTAGCGGAAGTGGTAAAAGTACCCTTTTAAATAGGCTTTTAAAAGAGGAAGCCGATCTTTATTTTTCGATTTCAAGTACAACAAGAGCTATAAGAGATGGTGAAAAAGATGGTGTAAACTATCACTATATCAGCGAAGAGGAGTTTAAAAAGGGTATCGAAGAGGATAGTTTCTTGGAGTGGGCGTATGTGCATAAAAACTACTACGGAACATCATTAAAACCTGTATTAAAAGCTCTTAATGAAGGAAAAATCGCCGTATTTGATATAGATGTGCAAGGCTTTCATATAGCTAGAAAAAAATTTGGTGAGCTTATAACCTCTGTTTTTATTACAACTCATAGCCAAAATGAACTTAAGCGTAGGCTAGAGGGTCGTGGAACCGATAGCGCACAAACTATTGAGCATCGTCTAACAAACGCTCTTGATGAGATGGAGCACATCTTAGAATACGATTATTTTTTCATAAACGATGATCTTGAAGAGAGTTATAAAAACTTGCAGTCAATTTTAAGAGTTATTAGGTTAAAAAGCAAGAGTATAAATTTACGCGAAACTATCAATAATTGGCGTGAATTTTGA
- a CDS encoding YeiH family protein produces the protein MKLAKKRKIRSWLIILFLASFSILLSKIPPFSTFYISPLIIAVVVGAILGNISYKNVLMLRRSHVLALSTKQILRLGIILFGFKLSIADISQVGVVGIFLSFFIVFSTFFIGYYLGQKIGLDRKSAALISSGSSICGAAAVLAAGSVIKAKSDQIAIAVSTVVVFGTIGMFVYPLIFGSQILAFSELKMGFFTGASLHEVAHVVGAGSAIGEVAQANAVIIKMLRVLMLAPFLIVLSSLNLEVSNGKKLLNIRASFPYFALWFLFAVSFNSIGILSDFLLDIIYFIDILLLTIAMSALGVTIRKDVLKNAGKKPFILAFILFVWLFLSAFCLVKFLI, from the coding sequence ATGAAGTTAGCTAAAAAACGAAAGATTAGATCCTGGCTTATCATACTATTTTTAGCCAGTTTTTCTATTTTGCTATCTAAAATTCCTCCATTTTCCACTTTTTATATTAGCCCTCTTATAATCGCCGTGGTTGTTGGAGCTATACTTGGCAATATCTCTTATAAAAATGTATTAATGCTAAGAAGAAGCCATGTTTTAGCCCTGAGTACAAAGCAAATTTTAAGACTTGGGATTATTCTTTTTGGATTCAAGCTTAGTATCGCAGATATTTCGCAGGTCGGTGTTGTAGGTATATTCTTATCGTTTTTTATCGTATTCTCAACATTTTTCATTGGATATTATTTAGGGCAAAAGATAGGTCTTGATAGAAAAAGCGCGGCACTAATTAGTAGTGGTAGCTCTATATGTGGTGCTGCTGCAGTGCTTGCCGCAGGAAGCGTCATAAAAGCAAAAAGCGATCAGATAGCCATAGCCGTATCTACCGTGGTTGTGTTTGGCACGATAGGTATGTTTGTCTATCCTCTTATATTTGGCTCTCAAATTTTAGCTTTTAGCGAGTTAAAGATGGGATTTTTTACCGGAGCTAGTTTGCATGAGGTGGCTCATGTAGTAGGAGCTGGATCTGCTATAGGCGAAGTGGCTCAGGCAAATGCAGTTATAATTAAAATGCTAAGAGTCTTGATGCTCGCTCCGTTTTTGATAGTTCTTAGCTCATTAAATTTAGAAGTATCAAATGGTAAAAAATTATTAAATATAAGAGCCTCTTTCCCATATTTTGCACTATGGTTTTTATTCGCCGTATCTTTTAATTCAATTGGAATCTTAAGTGACTTTTTGCTAGATATTATCTATTTTATAGATATTTTATTATTAACTATTGCGATGAGTGCACTTGGGGTAACGATAAGAAAAGATGTTTTGAAAAATGCCGGCAAAAAGCCATTTATTTTGGCTTTTATTCTGTTTGTTTGGCTATTTTTATCGGCTTTTTGTCTAGTTAAATTTCTAATATGA
- the argS gene encoding arginine--tRNA ligase: MKNLVIDEIKKVIEVDFVLEKPKDKNLAHYATPLAFSLAKELKKSPVIIAQDIASKFQDSEIFEVSALNGYINFKLKQNFLGNLAKAAIENPQNFARGGAESEKILLEYVSANPTGPLHIGHVRGAVFGDTLARVGRYIGKDIKTEYYINDAGNQIDLLGISISLRAREELFSENVVYPEAYYRGDYILDIAKAAEQKFGKEIFYDQSRNLELADFGKDIVLNLIKQNLADAQIFIENWSSERSYYDQLDETLDRLRSCNGIYEQEGKIWLNSSLVGDEKDRVIVREDGRGTYLAGDIVYHNDKFKRGYDRYINIWGADHHGYIARMKAAVHFLGYDENRLEVLLSQMVSLLKNGEQFKMSKRSGNVVLMSDVVEEIGYEALRFIFLSKKSDTHLEFDVDELKKEDSSNPIFYINYAHARVNQIFAKAGKVVDDVKNASFVNLNEDAKNLLFEALALNEVLVDAFNARSMQKICDYLKSLAANFHKFYNENRVVGSENEDELLKLFAVVALSIKTALSLMGIAAKDKM, from the coding sequence TTGAAAAATTTAGTCATAGACGAGATAAAAAAAGTTATAGAGGTTGATTTTGTCCTTGAAAAACCAAAGGATAAAAATCTCGCCCACTATGCGACTCCTCTTGCGTTTTCTTTGGCAAAAGAGCTTAAAAAATCTCCGGTAATCATAGCGCAAGATATTGCTAGCAAATTTCAAGACAGCGAGATCTTTGAAGTAAGCGCATTAAATGGCTATATAAATTTTAAGTTAAAACAAAATTTCTTAGGCAATCTTGCTAAAGCCGCTATAGAAAACCCTCAAAATTTTGCCAGAGGCGGAGCCGAAAGTGAGAAAATTTTACTTGAATACGTAAGTGCAAATCCTACAGGTCCTCTTCATATAGGTCACGTAAGAGGTGCTGTATTTGGAGATACTCTTGCTAGAGTCGGCAGATATATAGGCAAAGATATTAAGACTGAATACTATATCAATGATGCTGGTAATCAAATAGATCTGCTTGGAATTTCCATAAGTCTTAGAGCCCGCGAAGAACTTTTTAGTGAAAATGTAGTCTATCCGGAGGCTTATTATAGAGGCGATTATATCCTAGACATAGCTAAGGCTGCGGAACAAAAATTTGGCAAGGAAATTTTTTATGATCAGAGTAGAAATTTGGAGCTTGCTGATTTTGGTAAAGACATTGTATTAAATCTTATTAAGCAAAATTTAGCAGATGCGCAAATTTTTATAGAAAACTGGTCAAGTGAGAGAAGCTACTATGATCAGCTTGATGAGACTCTTGATAGGCTTAGATCTTGTAACGGAATATATGAGCAAGAGGGTAAAATTTGGCTAAATTCTAGTTTAGTAGGAGACGAAAAGGATAGGGTTATAGTACGAGAAGATGGTCGCGGAACCTATCTGGCGGGAGATATTGTATATCACAATGATAAATTTAAGCGCGGATACGATAGATATATAAATATCTGGGGAGCCGATCACCACGGTTATATAGCGAGAATGAAAGCGGCTGTGCATTTTCTTGGCTATGATGAAAATAGACTAGAAGTTTTACTCTCGCAGATGGTTAGCCTGCTTAAAAACGGCGAGCAATTTAAGATGAGTAAGAGAAGCGGCAATGTAGTCTTGATGAGTGATGTTGTGGAAGAGATTGGTTATGAAGCTCTTAGATTCATATTTCTTAGCAAAAAGAGCGATACTCACCTTGAATTTGATGTAGATGAGCTTAAAAAAGAGGATAGCTCAAATCCTATTTTTTACATAAATTATGCTCATGCAAGAGTTAATCAAATTTTTGCAAAGGCTGGTAAAGTTGTAGATGATGTCAAAAATGCGAGCTTTGTAAATTTGAATGAAGATGCTAAAAATCTGCTTTTTGAAGCACTTGCTTTAAACGAGGTTTTAGTAGATGCGTTTAACGCTCGCTCTATGCAAAAAATTTGTGACTACTTAAAGTCTTTAGCTGCTAATTTTCATAAATTTTATAATGAAAATCGCGTTGTCGGGAGCGAAAACGAAGATGAGTTGTTAAAATTATTTGCGGTTGTTGCACTCTCTATAAAAACAGCACTTTCTCTCATGGGAATAGCTGCAAAAGATAAGATGTAA
- the tatA gene encoding twin-arginine translocase TatA/TatE family subunit, whose product MGPSVQQLLIVLLIIVLLFGAKKIPELAKGLGKGIKSFKSEMETDDKKAENVEKVEEKKEEAITATKVDETTKSA is encoded by the coding sequence ATGGGTCCAAGTGTCCAACAATTGCTTATAGTTTTACTTATAATAGTTTTGCTTTTTGGAGCAAAGAAGATTCCGGAGCTTGCAAAAGGACTTGGTAAAGGCATAAAAAGCTTTAAATCAGAGATGGAAACTGATGATAAAAAAGCTGAGAATGTAGAGAAAGTTGAAGAGAAAAAAGAGGAAGCTATAACCGCTACAAAAGTAGATGAAACCACTAAGAGTGCGTAA